One genomic segment of Thermodesulfobacterium sp. TA1 includes these proteins:
- the dnaE gene encoding DNA polymerase III subunit alpha: MGEFVHLHLHTEWSLLDGAIRIKDLVKRLLDYNLPGCAITDHGTLYGIIHFYKALKDAGLKPIIGCEFYVAENSRVDKKVSKRGEAGHHLVLLAKNEIGYKNLLKLASLAYLEGFYYRPRIDKELLAKHHEGLIALSACLEGEIPKLLLFNQTDKAVEVAKWFKELFKEDFYLEVQRNDLPEQEICNQKILDIAESLNIKCVATADCHYLDKEDALAHEVLLCIQTGHKLSDPDRFKFNTDKLYLASAEEMRERFKDLPAEVITNTLEVFEKVNLELKTGEVLFPKAKIPEGETAEDWFAKKAREGLEKRLLELEQRNQLAADKEVYRQRLEQELEVIIEKGYASYFLIVSDFIEWARSKGIPVGPGRGSAAGALTSYALGITNLDPIRWGLLFERFLNKERPSLPDIDVDFCMERRDEVIEYVAQTYGKDYIAKIATFGQLKAKQVVRDVGRVLGFKPKEIDPIAKMISAGPDVSLEKELERPEFQELMQKNEEIKKLFTLAKRLEGLPRHASQHAAGVIISGKSIIEVAPLMKGEENEILVQFDMKACETVGLIKFDFLGLKTLTIIDKTLKLIQKYEGIEIDLNQIPLDDPKTFELLRAGETDGVFQLESQGMKDLLRRLKPSDFNDLIAVLALYRPGPLEGGLVDQYIETKHGRRKPEYPHPLLEPILKETYGVIVYQEQVMQIAQVMAGYSLGEADLLRRAIGKKEKELMESLKEEFVRRSVERGIPENTAKTVFDLIEKFADYGFNKSHSAAYALVAYQTAYLKAHYPVYFIASILTYEANKSEEVSKYISVATEMGISILPPDINLSEIGFSVEKGAIRIGLQAVKNVGEEAVNEIINKRPYRSFLDFCNKVDTKKANRKTIEALIKAGAFDSIEPNRAKLMHNLPSVLSFTSQNKFSSLFGQATLLNPATSYTLEEVPEWDLDTKLAFEKEALGFYLTDHPIKRLRPWIDIFTPYNLENISQVEDGSRLILLGLVSEVKLKQTKNGDKMAILRIEDEFSSARALIFPDLYKQNFSVLNEGAILWVRLTVDKDEESLTLLVEDLAPINDFKLFKEGVLKLIIPSNLINQQFLEFLKNFLNREEKNALPIKLQLHYPDAIVHFELNEAKLSPSYENLFLLLDNFPQLKILFSE, from the coding sequence GAGTTTTATGTAGCAGAAAACTCCCGAGTTGATAAAAAGGTATCCAAACGGGGTGAGGCGGGGCATCACTTAGTCCTTTTGGCTAAAAACGAGATAGGCTATAAAAATTTACTTAAGCTTGCCTCTCTGGCTTATTTAGAAGGTTTTTACTACAGACCAAGGATAGATAAAGAACTTTTAGCCAAACATCATGAAGGATTGATAGCCCTTTCAGCCTGTTTGGAAGGAGAAATTCCTAAACTCCTTTTGTTTAATCAAACAGACAAAGCAGTAGAAGTAGCCAAATGGTTTAAAGAATTGTTTAAAGAGGATTTTTACCTTGAAGTCCAAAGAAACGACCTGCCAGAACAAGAGATTTGTAATCAAAAAATTTTAGATATAGCCGAAAGCCTTAACATAAAATGTGTAGCTACCGCAGACTGTCATTACTTAGATAAAGAAGATGCCTTAGCCCATGAGGTGTTACTCTGCATCCAAACAGGACACAAGCTTTCTGACCCAGACCGGTTTAAGTTTAACACCGATAAGCTTTATTTAGCAAGTGCAGAGGAAATGAGAGAAAGGTTTAAGGACCTGCCGGCTGAGGTCATTACCAATACCTTAGAGGTCTTTGAAAAAGTTAACTTAGAGCTTAAAACCGGAGAGGTCCTTTTCCCAAAGGCTAAAATCCCTGAAGGGGAGACTGCAGAAGATTGGTTTGCTAAAAAGGCAAGAGAAGGTCTTGAAAAAAGGCTTTTAGAATTAGAACAAAGAAACCAACTGGCTGCGGACAAAGAGGTTTATCGTCAGAGATTAGAACAAGAATTAGAGGTTATCATCGAAAAAGGATATGCCAGCTACTTTCTTATCGTTTCTGACTTCATAGAGTGGGCACGGTCAAAAGGAATACCAGTCGGTCCAGGAAGAGGGTCTGCAGCAGGTGCCCTTACCTCTTATGCCTTAGGGATTACCAACCTTGATCCTATAAGATGGGGGCTTCTTTTTGAAAGATTTTTAAACAAAGAACGTCCAAGCCTTCCTGATATAGACGTTGATTTTTGTATGGAAAGAAGAGATGAAGTTATAGAATATGTAGCCCAAACCTACGGAAAAGACTACATCGCTAAAATTGCAACCTTTGGTCAGTTAAAAGCTAAACAGGTGGTAAGAGACGTAGGCAGAGTCTTAGGGTTTAAACCTAAAGAAATAGACCCTATCGCTAAAATGATAAGCGCAGGACCTGATGTGTCTTTAGAAAAAGAGCTTGAAAGACCAGAATTTCAAGAACTTATGCAAAAAAACGAAGAGATTAAAAAACTTTTTACACTGGCTAAAAGATTAGAAGGCCTTCCGAGACATGCAAGTCAGCATGCAGCCGGAGTTATCATCTCAGGAAAATCGATCATAGAAGTAGCCCCTTTGATGAAAGGAGAAGAAAACGAAATTTTAGTCCAGTTTGACATGAAGGCCTGTGAAACCGTTGGCCTTATTAAGTTTGATTTTTTAGGGCTTAAAACCCTTACCATCATAGACAAAACCCTTAAACTTATCCAAAAATACGAAGGGATAGAAATAGATTTAAACCAGATACCGCTTGATGATCCCAAAACCTTTGAATTACTGAGAGCTGGAGAAACTGACGGAGTGTTTCAGTTAGAATCTCAAGGGATGAAAGACCTTTTAAGAAGGCTTAAACCTTCTGATTTTAACGACCTAATAGCGGTTTTAGCCCTCTATCGTCCAGGACCTTTAGAAGGTGGTTTGGTAGACCAATATATAGAGACTAAACATGGTAGAAGAAAGCCCGAATATCCTCATCCTCTTTTAGAACCGATCCTTAAAGAGACCTACGGAGTCATTGTTTATCAAGAACAGGTCATGCAAATAGCCCAAGTGATGGCAGGTTATAGCCTCGGAGAAGCAGACCTTCTCAGACGCGCCATCGGAAAAAAAGAAAAAGAATTGATGGAAAGTTTAAAAGAAGAGTTTGTTAGAAGGTCTGTAGAAAGAGGGATACCAGAAAATACTGCTAAGACGGTTTTTGACCTGATAGAAAAATTTGCTGACTACGGATTTAACAAGAGTCACTCTGCAGCCTATGCCTTGGTAGCTTATCAGACCGCCTATTTAAAAGCTCATTATCCTGTTTATTTTATAGCTTCTATTCTTACTTACGAAGCTAACAAAAGCGAAGAAGTAAGTAAATACATCTCAGTAGCTACTGAAATGGGTATCTCCATACTTCCTCCTGATATAAACCTAAGTGAAATAGGTTTCTCAGTAGAGAAAGGGGCTATACGTATAGGACTTCAAGCCGTAAAAAATGTAGGGGAAGAAGCAGTAAACGAAATCATCAATAAACGACCTTACCGTTCTTTTCTGGATTTCTGCAACAAGGTAGACACCAAAAAGGCCAATCGAAAAACCATAGAAGCCCTTATAAAGGCCGGAGCTTTTGACAGCATAGAACCAAACAGAGCAAAACTTATGCACAACCTACCTTCAGTTCTTTCTTTTACCTCTCAAAACAAGTTTTCTTCTTTATTTGGGCAAGCCACCCTTTTAAATCCAGCCACTTCTTATACCTTAGAAGAAGTTCCAGAATGGGATTTAGACACTAAACTTGCTTTTGAAAAAGAAGCCTTAGGATTCTACCTTACAGACCACCCAATAAAAAGACTTCGCCCTTGGATAGACATTTTTACCCCCTATAATTTAGAAAATATTTCCCAAGTAGAAGATGGCTCTCGGTTAATTTTGCTTGGGTTGGTTTCTGAAGTAAAGCTTAAACAGACCAAAAACGGGGACAAGATGGCTATCCTTAGGATAGAAGATGAGTTTTCTTCGGCAAGAGCACTGATTTTTCCAGACTTATATAAACAAAACTTTTCCGTTTTAAACGAAGGAGCCATCCTTTGGGTACGCCTTACCGTAGATAAAGACGAAGAATCGTTAACCCTTTTAGTAGAGGACCTTGCTCCTATCAACGATTTCAAGCTGTTTAAAGAAGGGGTACTCAAACTTATTATTCCTTCTAATCTGATTAACCAACAGTTTTTAGAATTTTTGAAAAACTTTTTAAACAGAGAGGAAAAAAACGCATTACCTATAAAACTCCAATTGCATTATCCTGATGCTATAGTACACTTTGAACTAAACGAAGCTAAGCTTTCCCCTTCCTATGAGAACCTCTTTTTACTTTTAGATAATTTTCCCCAGCTAAAAATACTCTTTTCTGAATAA